A DNA window from Lutra lutra chromosome 8, mLutLut1.2, whole genome shotgun sequence contains the following coding sequences:
- the LOC125106782 gene encoding C-type lectin domain family 2 member F-like isoform X2, translating into MLVMSSMLCGGIAFLLWAMLGFPRKFKNPRIFKDNTCSEDETICPQGWNQINNNCFFQSEHEKTWIDGQANCIAYRGSLAIFNSKNEVESLMPYLEPSSYWIGLKKPNASAPWVWANGDAFDNWFNIEGSGTCAFMFKNGISSASCNDAIKYICSRESFCP; encoded by the exons ATGCTAGTCATGTCAAGTATGCTATGTGGAGGCATCGCTTTTCTTCTTTGGGCAATGTTAGGATTTCCTAGAAAAT ttaaaaatcCAAGGATATTTAAAGACAATACATGCTCTGAAGATGAAACCATATGTCCACAAGGCTGGAACCAAATCAATAATAATTGCTTCTTTCAATCTGAACATGAAAAAACTTGGATAGATGGCCAAGCAAACTGCATAGCCTATCGTGGATCTCTCGCCATATTCAACTCCAAGAATGAAGTG GAATCTTTGATGCCCTATCTGGAACCTTCTTCATATTGGATTGGACTAAAGAAGCCAAATGCAAGCGCACCCTGGGTGTGGGCAAATGGAGATGCATTCGACAATTG GTTTAATATTGAAGGAAGTGGAACGTGTGCCTTCATGTTTAAGAACGGCATAAGCAGTGCCAGTTGCAATgatgcaataaaatatatatgcagcaGGGAATCCTTTTGTCCTTAG
- the LOC125106782 gene encoding C-type lectin domain family 2 member F-like isoform X1, with protein sequence MESEGIENRDGMEVVEQKVKRPGVVTKKMLVMSSMLCGGIAFLLWAMLGFPRKFKNPRIFKDNTCSEDETICPQGWNQINNNCFFQSEHEKTWIDGQANCIAYRGSLAIFNSKNEVESLMPYLEPSSYWIGLKKPNASAPWVWANGDAFDNWFNIEGSGTCAFMFKNGISSASCNDAIKYICSRESFCP encoded by the exons ATGGAGAGCGAAGGGATTGAGAATAGGGATGGGATGGAGGTTGTCGAGCAGAAGGTCAAGAGACCAG GTGTAGTAACGAAGAAAATGCTAGTCATGTCAAGTATGCTATGTGGAGGCATCGCTTTTCTTCTTTGGGCAATGTTAGGATTTCCTAGAAAAT ttaaaaatcCAAGGATATTTAAAGACAATACATGCTCTGAAGATGAAACCATATGTCCACAAGGCTGGAACCAAATCAATAATAATTGCTTCTTTCAATCTGAACATGAAAAAACTTGGATAGATGGCCAAGCAAACTGCATAGCCTATCGTGGATCTCTCGCCATATTCAACTCCAAGAATGAAGTG GAATCTTTGATGCCCTATCTGGAACCTTCTTCATATTGGATTGGACTAAAGAAGCCAAATGCAAGCGCACCCTGGGTGTGGGCAAATGGAGATGCATTCGACAATTG GTTTAATATTGAAGGAAGTGGAACGTGTGCCTTCATGTTTAAGAACGGCATAAGCAGTGCCAGTTGCAATgatgcaataaaatatatatgcagcaGGGAATCCTTTTGTCCTTAG